A single window of Granulicella sibirica DNA harbors:
- a CDS encoding RecQ family ATP-dependent DNA helicase yields the protein MRKSRQRMTLEQILHETFGFPGFRANQEAVCRAATEGRDVLLVMPTGAGKSLCYQLPAIARGGTALVISPLIALMDDQAAKLTAAGLRVARIHSGLSREDARQACRDYLDGTLQFLFIAPERMRVPGFPEMLAKKKPALIAIDEAHCISAWGHDFRPDYRTLGDYLPSLRPAPIIALTATATPTVQRDIVAQLNLNQPALFIHGFRRENLAIEVVEMSKPRRPEFTVKLLKDKENRPAIVYAPSRKAAEELAGMLGRGASAYHAGLDPQTREEVQTRFLSGKLEIVVATIAFGMGIDKADVRTVIHTALPGSVEAYYQEIGRAGRDGNASRTILLYSFADRKMHDFFLERDYPPPTELSRVASTLTDEFQMPDLLRQRARMDAETFDKAVEKLASQGAAAINIEGNVRGTGSTSWRKGYDEQVNLRRTQIDRMMQFAEAQQCRMTALIRHFGDTADGTRPCGRCDVCAPSATTAQSYRQPDSEDLRQLSAVLRALDGQSRSTGKLYTELSAGALRGTQAAKERKAFEALLDALSRAGLITLNVEQWTNPEGNVVSYKKAALTHEGREAAVDGLVDVPDLLLRDTEASSETKSKGRKADRKSKASQISTPLTPDQKALEARLREWRKAEAAKTGKPAFIVFGDAVLEGIAREAPTTIGALLQISGIGPEKADRYGAAICALCRGEASTSAEYGTPARPAPAPKPARRAYQPVAPELPLSRAIPSSARDDFRRSLIEWRTTWSERAQVGARLILSDEHLDEILRSQPRTIPQLQRILNLSPTHTPKFLIGLQEVCAAASAPQPEAAETIRPARAVAVAAQPVSRFTRAAIAPETETSLTPEQAALDVRLRDWRKAESERLGLPQFFVLSTSTLRSIVLERPRTIAQLQTIPGIGPDKAAKFGTHILAVCHGSSASLTS from the coding sequence ATGCGAAAATCCAGACAGCGCATGACCCTCGAACAGATCCTTCACGAGACCTTCGGCTTCCCCGGCTTCCGGGCGAATCAGGAAGCGGTCTGCCGTGCAGCGACCGAAGGACGCGACGTTCTGCTCGTCATGCCGACCGGAGCAGGCAAAAGCCTCTGCTACCAGCTTCCGGCAATCGCGCGCGGCGGAACCGCCCTCGTGATCAGCCCCCTCATCGCCCTGATGGACGATCAGGCCGCGAAGCTCACCGCAGCCGGTCTCCGAGTAGCCCGCATCCACTCCGGCCTTTCACGCGAAGACGCACGCCAGGCTTGCCGCGACTACCTCGACGGAACCCTCCAGTTTCTCTTCATCGCTCCCGAGCGCATGCGCGTTCCCGGCTTCCCCGAGATGCTGGCGAAGAAGAAACCAGCGCTCATCGCCATCGACGAAGCGCACTGCATCTCCGCCTGGGGACACGATTTCCGGCCTGACTACCGGACCCTCGGCGATTACCTCCCTTCGCTCCGGCCAGCGCCGATCATCGCGCTCACGGCAACAGCGACGCCAACCGTGCAGCGAGATATCGTCGCGCAGTTGAACCTGAATCAGCCCGCGCTCTTCATCCATGGATTCCGTCGCGAGAACCTCGCCATTGAAGTCGTCGAGATGTCGAAGCCGCGCCGTCCAGAGTTCACGGTCAAGCTCCTCAAGGACAAGGAAAACCGTCCCGCGATCGTCTACGCACCCTCGCGCAAAGCCGCCGAGGAGTTAGCCGGCATGCTCGGACGCGGAGCATCCGCGTACCACGCAGGTCTCGATCCCCAAACCCGCGAGGAAGTCCAGACGCGCTTCCTCTCCGGCAAACTCGAGATCGTCGTAGCCACGATCGCCTTCGGCATGGGAATCGACAAGGCCGATGTCCGCACCGTGATCCACACCGCCCTTCCAGGCTCGGTCGAAGCCTACTACCAGGAGATCGGGCGCGCTGGCCGCGACGGCAACGCGTCACGGACGATCCTTCTCTACTCGTTCGCCGACCGCAAGATGCACGACTTCTTCCTCGAGCGCGACTACCCTCCACCAACCGAGCTCTCCCGCGTCGCATCAACGCTCACCGACGAGTTCCAGATGCCCGATCTCCTGCGCCAAAGGGCGAGGATGGATGCCGAGACCTTCGATAAGGCAGTCGAGAAGCTGGCATCGCAAGGCGCAGCCGCGATCAACATCGAGGGCAACGTCCGCGGAACAGGCTCGACGAGCTGGCGCAAAGGCTATGACGAGCAGGTGAACCTGCGGCGCACCCAGATCGACCGGATGATGCAGTTCGCCGAAGCGCAGCAGTGCCGCATGACCGCGCTCATCCGCCACTTCGGCGATACGGCAGACGGAACCAGGCCATGCGGACGATGCGACGTCTGCGCCCCTTCTGCGACGACAGCACAGAGCTATCGTCAACCGGACAGCGAGGACCTGCGACAGCTTTCCGCCGTGCTCCGCGCCCTCGACGGCCAGTCGCGCTCGACCGGCAAGCTCTACACCGAGCTTTCCGCCGGAGCCCTGCGCGGAACGCAGGCCGCGAAGGAGCGCAAAGCGTTCGAAGCGCTGCTCGATGCACTGTCACGAGCCGGTCTGATCACCCTGAACGTGGAGCAGTGGACGAACCCCGAGGGCAACGTCGTCTCCTACAAGAAGGCCGCGCTGACGCATGAAGGACGCGAAGCTGCAGTCGACGGTCTCGTCGACGTGCCAGACCTTCTACTCCGCGACACAGAGGCATCGAGCGAGACGAAGAGCAAGGGCAGAAAGGCTGACCGGAAGAGCAAGGCCAGCCAGATTTCCACTCCGTTGACTCCGGATCAGAAGGCGCTTGAAGCACGCCTGCGCGAGTGGCGGAAGGCAGAGGCGGCAAAGACCGGCAAGCCGGCGTTTATCGTCTTCGGGGACGCGGTATTGGAAGGAATCGCCCGCGAGGCTCCAACGACGATCGGCGCGCTGCTACAGATTTCTGGCATCGGGCCAGAGAAGGCCGATCGGTATGGAGCAGCGATCTGTGCGCTCTGCCGTGGAGAAGCTTCGACTTCAGCGGAGTACGGTACTCCAGCCAGGCCTGCACCGGCTCCGAAGCCTGCGCGACGGGCCTATCAGCCAGTTGCGCCGGAGCTTCCGCTTTCGCGGGCCATCCCTTCGTCAGCCAGGGACGACTTTCGCCGCAGCCTGATCGAGTGGAGAACGACATGGTCGGAGCGTGCGCAGGTTGGGGCTCGCCTGATTCTGAGCGACGAGCACCTTGACGAGATTCTACGGTCCCAGCCGAGGACGATTCCTCAGCTTCAACGGATCTTGAACCTCTCTCCGACGCATACACCGAAGTTCCTGATCGGGCTGCAGGAGGTGTGCGCCGCTGCATCGGCTCCGCAGCCGGAAGCGGCCGAGACGATCCGGCCGGCTCGTGCGGTTGCGGTGGCTGCGCAGCCGGTGTCGCGCTTCACGCGGGCAGCTATTGCGCCGGAGACGGAGACGTCGCTGACGCCGGAACAGGCGGCGCTCGATGTCCGTCTGCGCGACTGGCGCAAGGCGGAGTCCGAGCGGCTCGGGCTTCCGCAGTTCTTCGTGCTGAGTACGTCGACCCTGCGCTCGATCGTGCTGGAGAGACCGCGGACAATCGCCCAGTTGCAGACGATTCCCGGGATTGGACCGGATAAGGCCGCGAAATTCGGGACGCACATTCTCGCGGTCTGTCATGGCTCATCTGCTAGCCTGACATCCTGA
- a CDS encoding PD-(D/E)XK nuclease family protein produces the protein MVGSETLVEAVAAALGRGVTVLTGNQRAARILRKAVDERNREAGLASWAPPAVLPWSAWTASLWRRLLLSGASTQMLLNRTQEHALWRSVIAEDDSLATLRSSESLAQLAAEAWAVLARYRGLRRLKGSGTNGDTRSFVQWAASFEERCRERDYLPEPRLEAVLREAVVSGKLDVRGSGGLVLVGFDRILPSQRALLDGLRAKGMEIELPVQGRMPERRLLTIAEDEEMEVEAAARWVRRQLEANPVARLAVIVPDLEAQRSRIERVFREVLAPETQNIAGAAGACPYEFSNGRPLSEVPMIGRALDLLAWVQGPIGLETATELLLSAYVGASGEEGARAEFDAFELRKERLLRPEIKLDWLIRTLNGSPRRARLSRLLSALRGMQQTATHRLGAGDRTHGEWAEAVREILGAAQWASRPGEDSIEFQTRERWESTLDEMATLDFDGRRVSYAEALASLRRIAHEAVFAPESGDAPVQILGPEESSGQQFEAIWFLRAADLTWPPPVSGNPLIGWPLRRELGIPGSDATADSAQARRVTERIAGCVTETVVFSYARRAEDGEQRPSVAVAGLGLEETETGLRIEAGAMVALETVDDSARIPALPDRVVRGGAAVLKAQAACAFRAFSEHRLFSSGLEDREPGLNARERGNAVHKVLEEFWTEVKTQAALKAMTTEARRGLLSGCIDAALRKTAGEEATVWEAAYLETQRARLMSLGLQWLRMEERRAPFTVVRHEAGSDVAIGPLRLSLRVDRVDEVANGSVLMDYKTGDVNPVAWTTDRPDEPQLPLYAVLAEDLQLDAIVFGKVRPGKHMELTGYEETKGTLTKAPYGKPPALETQVEEWRNVLMMLATDFVNGDTRVSPKKYPETCEFCAQRLLCRLDVSARALDEEDDEEDNREDIDE, from the coding sequence ATGGTGGGGAGCGAGACTTTAGTCGAAGCCGTCGCGGCGGCGCTTGGGCGGGGCGTGACTGTGCTGACGGGAAACCAGCGGGCGGCGCGGATTCTGCGGAAGGCGGTCGACGAGCGGAATCGTGAGGCTGGGCTGGCGAGCTGGGCTCCTCCAGCGGTGCTTCCCTGGAGCGCATGGACGGCGAGTCTTTGGCGGCGGCTTCTGCTTTCGGGCGCATCAACGCAGATGCTTCTAAACCGGACCCAGGAGCATGCGCTTTGGCGGTCGGTAATTGCAGAAGATGACAGCCTTGCGACGCTGCGCAGTTCGGAGTCGCTGGCTCAGCTGGCTGCCGAGGCGTGGGCGGTGCTGGCGCGCTATCGAGGACTGAGAAGGCTGAAGGGTTCAGGGACGAATGGCGACACGCGGTCTTTTGTCCAATGGGCGGCTTCGTTCGAGGAAAGGTGCCGGGAGCGCGACTACCTGCCGGAGCCACGGCTAGAGGCTGTGCTGCGTGAGGCGGTGGTTTCGGGAAAGCTGGACGTGCGGGGATCGGGTGGGCTGGTGCTGGTCGGATTCGACCGGATTCTACCGTCGCAGCGGGCGCTTCTCGATGGGCTTCGAGCGAAAGGGATGGAGATCGAACTGCCGGTACAAGGACGGATGCCGGAGCGGCGCCTGCTGACGATCGCCGAAGACGAGGAGATGGAAGTTGAGGCCGCGGCTCGTTGGGTGCGGCGGCAGTTGGAGGCGAATCCGGTGGCACGGCTCGCGGTTATTGTTCCGGATCTTGAGGCGCAGCGGTCGCGAATCGAAAGGGTATTTCGCGAGGTGCTTGCGCCGGAGACGCAGAACATTGCCGGCGCTGCAGGTGCGTGCCCGTACGAATTTTCGAACGGCAGGCCGCTCTCGGAGGTTCCGATGATCGGCCGGGCGCTGGATCTGCTGGCATGGGTTCAGGGGCCAATCGGACTCGAGACAGCAACTGAGCTTCTGCTTTCGGCTTATGTGGGCGCGAGCGGCGAAGAGGGCGCCCGCGCCGAGTTCGATGCCTTTGAATTGCGCAAGGAGCGGCTGCTCCGGCCGGAGATCAAGTTGGATTGGCTGATCCGAACGCTGAACGGCTCGCCGCGCAGGGCTCGGCTTTCGAGGCTGCTGTCCGCGCTGAGAGGGATGCAGCAGACGGCAACGCATCGCCTGGGTGCGGGGGATCGAACTCATGGCGAGTGGGCCGAGGCAGTCCGCGAGATTCTCGGGGCGGCGCAATGGGCCTCGCGGCCGGGAGAAGACTCTATCGAGTTTCAAACGCGAGAGCGGTGGGAGAGCACGCTGGATGAGATGGCGACGCTCGACTTTGACGGGCGGCGCGTAAGCTATGCGGAGGCGCTGGCGTCGCTGCGGCGGATCGCGCATGAGGCGGTTTTCGCTCCTGAGTCGGGGGACGCTCCAGTGCAGATACTCGGGCCGGAGGAGTCGTCAGGGCAGCAGTTCGAGGCGATCTGGTTTCTGAGGGCGGCGGATCTGACGTGGCCGCCGCCGGTCTCCGGCAACCCGCTGATCGGGTGGCCATTGCGCCGCGAGCTGGGTATTCCGGGATCGGACGCCACGGCTGATTCCGCGCAGGCAAGGCGAGTGACTGAACGGATCGCAGGATGTGTGACGGAGACAGTTGTCTTCAGCTATGCACGGCGCGCCGAGGACGGAGAGCAGCGTCCCTCCGTCGCCGTGGCAGGTCTGGGGCTTGAAGAGACGGAGACTGGGCTGCGAATCGAGGCCGGGGCGATGGTTGCGCTTGAGACGGTTGACGACAGTGCGCGCATTCCTGCTTTGCCGGACCGGGTGGTCCGAGGCGGAGCGGCTGTGCTGAAAGCCCAGGCGGCGTGTGCCTTCCGTGCGTTCTCGGAGCACCGGCTGTTCTCTTCAGGGCTCGAGGATCGGGAGCCGGGCCTGAATGCGCGGGAGCGCGGGAACGCAGTCCACAAGGTGCTGGAAGAGTTCTGGACCGAGGTAAAGACGCAGGCTGCGCTGAAGGCGATGACGACCGAGGCTCGCCGGGGCTTATTGTCGGGCTGCATCGACGCAGCCCTGCGCAAGACGGCAGGAGAGGAGGCGACTGTATGGGAAGCTGCGTATCTCGAGACGCAACGAGCGCGGCTGATGTCACTCGGTTTGCAGTGGCTGAGGATGGAGGAGAGACGGGCGCCGTTTACGGTAGTCCGGCATGAGGCGGGTTCTGATGTTGCGATCGGGCCGCTCCGCTTGAGCCTGCGGGTCGACCGGGTGGACGAGGTGGCGAACGGCTCCGTGCTGATGGACTACAAGACGGGTGACGTGAACCCGGTGGCGTGGACGACCGACCGGCCCGATGAGCCGCAGCTTCCGCTCTATGCGGTTCTGGCTGAGGACCTGCAACTGGACGCGATTGTCTTTGGCAAGGTCCGTCCGGGCAAGCACATGGAACTTACCGGGTACGAAGAGACAAAGGGTACGCTGACAAAGGCGCCCTATGGAAAGCCACCAGCACTTGAAACTCAGGTAGAAGAGTGGCGGAACGTCCTGATGATGCTGGCTACGGATTTTGTGAACGGAGATACGCGCGTCTCGCCCAAGAAGTACCCGGAGACGTGCGAGTTCTGCGCGCAGCGTCTGCTGTGCCGACTGGATGTCTCCGCGCGTGCGCTTGACGAAGAGGATGATGAAGAGGACAACCGGGAAGACATCGACGAATAA
- a CDS encoding MFS transporter, whose translation MADRRSAGQSGETPTLPAMHAGLVLAGLGTALLGPILPLVAHQWQLLDSQSGLLMAAKFCGAFVGGVTVSKKLKRGLVVGFLAAALGFFGFAISPGLMTGCATLALGGFGIGRTITATNILAGRRFTAHRGSALSLLNFSFSAGAMLSALGAAWLLPKFPLRGVLEGFAAAFAVVALWIGVQGRGTSDDEVPVEAGGAGFGGGLFAYFIGLLFLYGGLETCLGGWLTTFALRYGDKSFALSEYTTLVFWMALTVGRAGSSALMLRVSERTLQRSGLVASALCVAGLGVAHGGLAIALVAMLLGLSLSPFFPSTFSLLMADRPTASQAGVVMSASGLGAAALPWAMGVVSTRTGSLQMALILPLGAAVGLLGMSFLVLSQVRSERAAAVSKA comes from the coding sequence ATGGCGGATAGACGGAGCGCAGGGCAAAGCGGGGAGACGCCGACGCTTCCGGCCATGCACGCGGGACTGGTGCTCGCGGGGTTGGGGACGGCACTCCTCGGGCCGATCCTTCCCTTGGTAGCGCATCAGTGGCAGCTCTTGGATTCGCAGAGCGGGCTACTCATGGCGGCGAAGTTCTGCGGGGCGTTCGTGGGAGGCGTGACGGTTTCGAAGAAGCTCAAGCGGGGTCTGGTGGTGGGGTTCCTGGCGGCGGCTTTGGGGTTCTTCGGGTTCGCGATCTCACCGGGATTGATGACAGGTTGTGCGACGCTGGCGCTGGGAGGGTTCGGAATTGGACGGACCATTACCGCGACAAATATCCTCGCGGGACGGAGATTCACCGCCCACCGCGGCTCAGCGCTTTCACTGCTGAACTTTTCCTTCAGCGCGGGGGCTATGCTGTCGGCGCTGGGAGCAGCATGGCTTCTGCCGAAGTTTCCGCTCCGAGGGGTGCTGGAGGGGTTTGCGGCGGCGTTTGCAGTTGTGGCTTTGTGGATTGGGGTTCAGGGCCGGGGGACTTCTGATGACGAGGTCCCAGTGGAGGCGGGCGGCGCGGGGTTTGGGGGAGGCCTCTTCGCTTATTTCATTGGGCTGCTGTTTCTTTATGGCGGGTTGGAGACATGTCTCGGAGGGTGGCTGACGACATTTGCCCTGCGATATGGGGACAAGTCGTTCGCGCTGAGTGAGTACACGACCCTGGTCTTCTGGATGGCGCTGACCGTAGGGCGGGCAGGATCGTCGGCGCTGATGCTGCGGGTTTCCGAGAGGACGCTGCAGCGATCGGGGCTAGTGGCTTCGGCGCTTTGCGTGGCGGGGCTTGGGGTCGCGCACGGCGGGTTGGCGATCGCATTGGTGGCGATGCTGCTGGGGTTGAGCCTGTCGCCGTTTTTTCCTTCGACGTTTTCGCTTCTGATGGCGGATCGACCGACAGCGAGCCAGGCAGGGGTGGTGATGTCAGCTTCGGGGCTTGGGGCGGCGGCGCTACCCTGGGCAATGGGTGTGGTGTCGACCCGAACTGGATCGCTGCAGATGGCGCTGATTCTGCCGCTGGGTGCGGCGGTGGGTCTGCTTGGGATGAGCTTTCTGGTGCTGTCCCAGGTGCGGAGTGAGCGTGCGGCGGCCGTTTCCAAAGCGTAG
- a CDS encoding response regulator produces MILLIDDDELGVKARKDVLRVFGYDSVAALTGAEGLHEFRSSKIDLVILDYHLPDMSGDELMAGLRAAKPSVPLILLSGRVFIPDSAMSCADGFLRKGEEPRKIQKLLERYLPTCAKT; encoded by the coding sequence ATGATCCTCCTCATCGATGATGATGAACTTGGAGTCAAGGCCCGCAAGGACGTGCTGCGGGTCTTCGGATACGATTCGGTGGCCGCTCTGACCGGGGCCGAAGGTCTGCATGAGTTCAGGTCATCGAAGATCGACCTTGTGATCCTGGACTATCACCTTCCGGATATGTCGGGAGATGAATTGATGGCTGGGTTGCGTGCGGCGAAGCCGAGCGTCCCCTTGATCCTGCTGAGCGGCCGGGTGTTCATTCCCGACAGCGCGATGTCGTGCGCGGATGGATTTCTTCGCAAGGGGGAAGAGCCTCGCAAGATCCAGAAGCTGTTGGAGCGCTATCTGCCGACGTGCGCGAAGACGTAA
- a CDS encoding dimethylarginine dimethylaminohydrolase family protein, translated as MTTNKTNKTDKSSPHPIPTLLMCRPTLYQVAYVINPWMEGNLGNSSQPRAMQQWEHLHATLSRLARVLLVDPVPGSPDMVFTANAGLARDGIVAISSFHHPERQAEEEHFRRWFVDAGYRIIDLPRDTSFEGEGDALFSTDGSTLWVGHGARTHRQSHTLLESLWPAKVESLHLTDPRFYHLDTCFSPLEDGSLLYYPPAFDAPSLARIHAVYAPEQRIAVTEEDALRFACNAVNLGRTIVLNHISPDLERTLRDRGFDVIQLALDEFLKAGGAAKCLVMKLTSEIHTAQSTSDPATRAA; from the coding sequence ATGACAACCAACAAAACCAACAAGACCGACAAATCCTCCCCGCACCCCATCCCCACCCTCCTCATGTGCCGCCCCACCCTCTACCAGGTTGCCTACGTCATCAACCCATGGATGGAAGGCAACCTCGGCAACTCCTCCCAGCCCCGCGCCATGCAGCAGTGGGAGCATCTCCACGCCACCCTCTCCCGCCTCGCCCGCGTCCTTCTCGTCGACCCCGTCCCCGGCTCACCCGACATGGTCTTCACCGCCAACGCCGGCCTCGCCCGCGACGGCATCGTCGCCATCAGCAGCTTCCATCACCCCGAGCGCCAGGCCGAAGAAGAGCACTTCCGCCGCTGGTTCGTCGACGCAGGCTACCGCATCATCGATCTCCCCCGCGACACCTCCTTCGAAGGCGAAGGCGACGCCCTCTTCTCCACCGACGGATCCACCCTATGGGTAGGCCACGGCGCCCGCACCCACCGTCAAAGCCACACGCTATTGGAATCTCTCTGGCCCGCGAAGGTAGAGAGCCTTCACCTCACCGACCCGCGTTTCTACCACCTCGACACCTGCTTCTCCCCACTCGAAGACGGCTCGCTCCTCTACTACCCACCCGCCTTCGACGCCCCATCCCTCGCCCGCATTCACGCCGTCTACGCACCCGAACAACGCATAGCGGTCACCGAAGAAGACGCCCTGCGCTTCGCCTGCAACGCCGTCAACCTCGGTCGCACCATCGTCCTCAACCACATCAGCCCGGACCTCGAACGCACCCTGCGTGACCGTGGCTTCGACGTCATCCAGCTAGCCCTCGACGAGTTCCTCAAGGCAGGCGGAGCCGCTAAATGCCTCGTGATGAAACTGACTTCCGAGATCCACACCGCGCAATCCACAAGCGACCCGGCAACCAGGGCCGCCTAG
- a CDS encoding glycosyltransferase yields the protein MSEQREELTIVIPAKNEAEMLPKLLTSLCAQDYPALPATRIVIADAGSTDHTVDLALAFSDRLRIEIIRGSLPAVGRNAGARIATSTYVLFLDADVELGERTLVRRALEAMRTRRLECCTTNIECRLGGFFDDALYLGNNLMQRIGSMLKPFATGMFMMFDRDAFWRLGGFNEQALFAEDYLLSKEVARNRFTIVPGRVYTSNRRFRKVGHGRMVWMFAKTMLHSWDTQYFLRDQGYWEEAEQKVA from the coding sequence ATGTCCGAGCAGCGCGAAGAGCTTACCATCGTGATCCCGGCGAAGAACGAAGCGGAGATGCTTCCGAAGCTACTGACCTCTCTCTGCGCACAGGATTATCCGGCGCTCCCCGCGACCCGTATCGTGATTGCCGACGCCGGCTCTACCGATCACACCGTCGATCTAGCCCTTGCCTTCTCCGACCGCCTGCGCATCGAGATCATCCGCGGCAGTCTCCCTGCAGTCGGGCGCAACGCCGGCGCGCGCATTGCCACCTCCACGTACGTCCTGTTCCTCGACGCCGACGTCGAGCTCGGCGAGCGCACCCTCGTTCGCCGCGCGCTCGAAGCTATGCGCACCCGCCGGCTCGAGTGCTGCACGACCAACATCGAGTGCCGTCTGGGCGGCTTCTTCGACGACGCTCTCTACCTCGGAAACAACCTCATGCAGCGCATCGGCTCCATGCTCAAGCCCTTCGCCACCGGGATGTTCATGATGTTCGATCGCGACGCCTTCTGGCGCCTGGGCGGTTTCAATGAGCAGGCCCTCTTCGCCGAAGACTACCTCTTATCCAAGGAAGTGGCGCGCAATCGCTTCACCATCGTTCCCGGCCGCGTCTACACATCAAACCGCCGCTTCCGCAAGGTGGGTCACGGACGCATGGTCTGGATGTTCGCCAAGACCATGCTTCATAGCTGGGATACACAATACTTCCTTCGCGATCAGGGCTACTGGGAAGAAGCAGAGCAGAAGGTCGCATAG
- a CDS encoding M24 family metallopeptidase: MPTRRSFLLTSAAATAALPLAAQTSSHAPTPTLPAPIAALKNRSHEAVPITLAERQRRVDRARELMARQKIAALCITGGTSLGYFTGIRSGVSERIFAWILPASGAPYIVCPAFEEARMTEQLSQLPEGAQTRIYTWNEDEDPYALLVKHLPHPGPLALDERVPFVYADRLAQADPSRKVVSGIPITAGCRSIKSPAELAIMQLANNITLSCYKAAFESATPGLTTAGFTALVDSAFAQCGVRGDVSCQTGEWSALPHGSIKPQVIRENQIVLIDDGCVLEGYVSDISRTFVFGKATDRQKKIFDIVHTAQAAALSAARVGAPCHVVDDAARKVVTDAGFGPDYKTFLHRLGHGIGMDGHEWPYLVRGNNQPLEVGMCFSDEPGIYLPGEFGVRLEDDWHLTESGGVMFTPTSSSLENPFA, encoded by the coding sequence ATGCCCACACGCCGCTCCTTCCTGCTCACCTCCGCAGCCGCAACGGCCGCCCTGCCTCTCGCCGCCCAAACCTCCAGCCATGCCCCCACTCCCACCCTCCCGGCGCCCATCGCCGCCCTCAAGAACCGCTCCCACGAAGCCGTTCCCATCACCCTCGCCGAACGCCAGCGCCGCGTTGACCGCGCCCGCGAGCTCATGGCCCGGCAGAAGATCGCCGCGCTCTGCATCACCGGCGGAACCTCCCTCGGCTACTTCACCGGAATCCGCTCAGGCGTCTCCGAGCGAATCTTCGCCTGGATCCTACCCGCCAGCGGCGCTCCCTACATCGTCTGCCCCGCCTTTGAAGAAGCCCGCATGACCGAGCAGCTCAGCCAGCTCCCCGAAGGCGCCCAGACACGCATCTACACCTGGAACGAGGACGAAGACCCCTACGCCCTCCTCGTCAAGCACCTCCCGCACCCCGGCCCCCTCGCCCTCGACGAGCGCGTCCCCTTCGTCTACGCCGACCGCCTCGCCCAGGCCGACCCCTCCCGCAAGGTCGTATCCGGCATCCCCATCACCGCCGGCTGCCGCTCCATCAAGTCCCCCGCCGAGCTCGCCATCATGCAGCTCGCCAACAACATCACTCTCTCCTGCTACAAAGCCGCCTTCGAATCCGCCACTCCCGGCCTCACCACCGCCGGCTTCACCGCCCTCGTCGACTCCGCCTTCGCCCAGTGCGGAGTCCGGGGCGACGTCTCCTGCCAGACCGGCGAGTGGTCCGCCCTGCCGCACGGAAGCATCAAGCCCCAGGTCATCCGCGAAAACCAGATCGTCCTCATCGACGACGGGTGCGTCCTCGAGGGCTACGTCTCCGACATCTCCCGCACCTTCGTCTTCGGCAAGGCCACCGACCGCCAGAAGAAGATCTTCGACATCGTCCACACCGCCCAGGCCGCCGCTCTCTCCGCCGCCCGCGTCGGAGCCCCCTGCCACGTCGTTGATGACGCCGCCCGCAAGGTCGTCACCGATGCCGGTTTCGGCCCCGATTACAAGACCTTCCTCCACCGCCTCGGCCACGGCATCGGCATGGACGGCCACGAGTGGCCCTACCTCGTTCGCGGCAACAACCAGCCCCTGGAAGTAGGCATGTGCTTCTCCGACGAACCCGGAATCTACCTTCCCGGCGAGTTCGGTGTCCGCCTCGAAGACGACTGGCACCTCACCGAGTCCGGCGGAGTCATGTTCACCCCCACAAGCTCGAGCCTCGAAAACCCGTTCGCCTAG
- a CDS encoding PaaI family thioesterase, translated as MQPPRNPTLDEIAGHCFGCGPSNPQGLHLHFELTTDAATGFPVATAQVQLTRLHEGPPGYIHGGIIATMIDEAMSKLNRPLDALAMTRSMEIDYLRPSPLHTPLVLVGMHLSRSVHPDGSAGRKLFHLAELRSEDGTVLARGKGLFVVIDPALVEAALGREMARKGRH; from the coding sequence ATGCAGCCGCCCCGGAACCCCACGCTCGATGAAATTGCTGGCCACTGCTTCGGCTGCGGACCATCGAACCCGCAAGGACTTCACCTTCACTTTGAGCTGACAACGGATGCCGCGACCGGCTTCCCAGTTGCGACGGCCCAGGTACAACTGACGCGTCTCCACGAAGGTCCTCCCGGATACATCCATGGGGGAATCATCGCGACGATGATCGATGAGGCGATGTCGAAGCTGAACCGGCCACTCGATGCCCTGGCAATGACGCGGTCGATGGAGATCGATTATCTGCGCCCTTCACCGCTGCATACTCCGCTTGTGCTGGTGGGGATGCACCTCTCTCGGTCGGTCCATCCAGACGGAAGTGCGGGGCGGAAGCTGTTCCACCTGGCGGAGCTGCGCTCAGAAGACGGGACAGTCCTGGCTCGGGGAAAGGGGTTGTTCGTGGTGATCGACCCGGCTTTAGTAGAAGCGGCTTTGGGCCGAGAGATGGCTCGGAAAGGCAGGCATTAG